A single window of Athene noctua chromosome 1, bAthNoc1.hap1.1, whole genome shotgun sequence DNA harbors:
- the PDIA6 gene encoding protein disulfide-isomerase A6, with translation MGARAAGSLWWGTVSCTLFLAVNGLYSASDDVIELTPTNFNKEVIQSESLWLVEFYAPWCGHCQRLTPEWKKAATALKGVVKVGAVDADKHQSLGGQYGVRGFPTIKIFGANKNKAEDYQGGRTSDAIVDAALSALRSLVKDRLSGRSGGYSSGKQSRESGGGDKKDVIELTDDSFDKNVINSDDVWMVEFYAPWCGHCKNLEPEWAAAATEVKEQTKGKVKLAAVDATVNQMLASRYGIRGFPTIKIFQKGEDPVDYDGGRTRSDITARALDLFSDNAPPPELLEIISEDVLKSTCDAHQLCIVSVLPHILDTGASGRNSYLDVMLKMAEKYKKKMWGWLWTEAGAQSDLESSLGIGGFGYPAMAAVNARKMKFALLKGSFSEQGINEFLRELSVGRGSTAPVGGGAFPKIHSVEPWDGKDGELPVEDDIDLSDVDLDDWDKDEL, from the exons ATGGGGGCGCGTGCGGCGGGCAGCCTCTGGTGGG GCACAGTGAGCTGCACGTTATTCCTGGCAGTTAACGGTTTATATTCAGCCAGTGATGACGTGATAGAGCTAACACCAACTAACTTCAACAAGGAAGTCATTCAGAGTGAGAGCCTGTGGCTCGTGGAGTTCTACGCCCCATG gtGTGGTCATTGTCAAAGACTAACACCTGAGTGGAAGAAAGCAGCAACAGCATTAAAA GGTGTAGTGAAAGTAGGTGCAGTAGATGCAGACAAACATCAGTCCTTGGGTGGACAGTATGGAGTCAGAGGGTTTCCAACTATCAAGATATTTGGAGCcaataaaaacaaagcagaagattACCAGG GTGGCAGGACAAGTGATGCTATTGTTGATGCTGCTTTAAGTGCTCTTCGGTCCCTGGTGAAAGACCGTCTTAGTGGCAGAAGTGGAGGATATAGTTCTGGGAAACAG AGCCGGGAGAGTGGAGGTGGAGATAAGAAGGATGTGATTGAGCTGACTGATGACAGCTTTGATAAGAACGTCATAAATAGTGACGATGTGTGGATGGTGGAGTTTTATGCCCCGTGGTGTGGGCACTGCAAAAA CCTGGAGCCAGAATGGGCAGCTGCTGCCACCGAGGTGAAGGAACAAACAAAGGGAAAAGTAAAGCTGGCTGCAGTAGATGCAACAGTCAATCAGATGCTGGCAAGCCGATACGGG ATTCGTGGATTTCCTACCATTAAAATCTTCCAGAAAGGAGAAGATCCTGTTGATTATGATGGTGGGAGAACTAGATCTGATATCACTGCTCGTGCTCTGGATCTGTTTTCTGATAATGCACCACCACCTGAGCTCCTGGAG ATAATTAGTGAAGATGTTCTGAAGAGTACCTGTGATGCTCATCAGCTCTGCATAGTTTCTGTCCTGCCTCATATTCTTGACACAG GAGCTTCAGGGAGGAATTCTTACCTGGATGTCATGttaaaaatggctgaaaaatacaaaaagaaaatgtgggG gtGGCTGTGGACAGAAGCAGGTGCCCAGTCAGATCTTGAGAGCTCTTTAGGGATTGGAGGCTTTGGGTACCCAGCAATGGCAGCTGTTAATGCTCGGAAGATGAAATTTGCCCTTCTGAAAGGATCATTCAGTGAGCAAGGGATTAACGAGTTTCTCAG ggaaCTATCTGTTGGTCGTGGCTCTACAGCACCAGTGGGTGGTGGAGCTTTCCCTAAAATTCATTCAGTTGAACCTTGGGATGGCAAAGATGGTGAG